One genomic region from Artemia franciscana chromosome 17, ASM3288406v1, whole genome shotgun sequence encodes:
- the LOC136038015 gene encoding 26S proteasome regulatory subunit 7 — translation MPDYLGDDMRKSKGEEEKGDEIKVLDEGDIALLKTYGQGPYTRQILALEDDLIKISKRVNDLSGIKESDTGLAQPAVWDLAADKQALQSEQPLQVARCTKIINADTDDPKYIINVKQFAKFVVDLADSVAPTDIEEGMRVGVDRNKYQIHIPLPPRIDPTVTMMQVEEKPDVTYGDVGGCKEQIEKLREVVELPLLHPERFVNLGIEPPKGVLLFGPPGTGKTLCARAVANRTDACFVRVIGSELVQKYVGEGARMVRELFEMARTKKACLIFFDEIDAIGGARSADDGAGGDNEVQRTMLELINQLDGFDPRGNIKVLMATNRPDTLDPALMRPGRLDRKVEFGLPDLEGRSHIFKIHARSMSVERDIRFELLARLCPNSTGAEIRSVCTEAGMFAIRARRKVATEKDFLEAVNKVIKAYAKFSATPKYMTYN, via the exons TTCTAGATGAAGGAGATATTGCTTTGCTTAAAACCTATGGACAAGGTCCATATACTCGTCAGATTCTAGCTTTGGAAGacgatttgattaaaatatccAAAAGAGTCAATGATTTGTCAGGTATTAAAGAATCTGACACAGGTCTTGCTCAGCCAGCTGTATGGGATCTAGCAGCTGATAAACAGGCTTTGCAAAGTGAACAGCCTCTTCAG GTTGCAAGATGTACTAAGATAATTAATGCTGATACTGATGATCCGAAGTACATAATCAATGTGAAGCAATTTGCAAAGTTTGTGGTTGACCTGGCAGATTCCGTTGCTCCAACTGATATTGAAGAAGGAATGCGAGTTGG TGTTGACAGAAACAAGTATCAAATCCACATTCCACTGCCACCCAGAATTGACCCAACAGTCACAATGATGCAGGTTGAAGAAAAACCCGATGTGACCTACGGTGATGTTGGTGGCTGCAAAGAGCAAATCGAAAAACTACGTGAAGTTGTTGAGCTGCCGCTTCTCCAT CCTGAGAGATTTGTGAACCTTGGAATCGAACCACCCAAAGGAGTTCTCCTGTTTGGTCCACCCGGCACTGGCAAAACTTTATGTGCAAGAGCTGTTGCCAATAGAACTGATGCGTGCTTTGTTCGCGTTATTGGATCTGAGCTTGTTCAAAAATATGTTGGCGAG ggtgcaagaatggTGAGAGAGCTTTTTGAGATGGCAAGAACCAAGAAGgcatgtttgattttctttgatgAAATTGATGCCATTGGTGGAGCCAGAAGTGCTGATGATGGCGCAGGTGGAGATAATGAAGTGCAGAGGACAATGTTAGAGCTTATTAACCAATTGGATGGGTTTGATCCTAGAGGCAACATTAAG GTTTTGATGGCTACTAACAGACCTGACACTTTGGACCCAGCTTTGATGAGGCCTGGACGTTTGGATAGAAAAGTTGAATTTGGCTTACCTGATTTGGAAGGAAGATCACATATATTCAAAATTCATGCTAGATCCATGAGCGTAGAGAGAGACATCCGTTTTGAATTACTTGCCCGATTATGTCCAAATAGCACAG gtgCGGAAATTCGGTCCGTTTGTACCGAGGCAGGAATGTTTGCTATAAGAGCACGTCGAAAGGTTGCAACTGAAAAAGATTTCCTTGAAGCAGTCAATAAGGTTATCAAAGCTTATGCCAAGTTCAGCGCTACACCCAAGTACATGACTTACAATTAA